CCAATATAATCTCATCTCCTCAATCCAATGCCCAGATTTAATTCCTTGTTCCAAGAATCCCATAATCATTTGATTGTCACATGGTGCTCTGATGGCCTCATTGATGAATTATTAGGAGACATATAAACAAAGTACCACTGGCGATATGGTATTATTATTTGGTGATATTTGATATGACTTATTGGATGCAGAGTTCAGGCCAACAAGTTGGGCCTTCGTGGACCGTGTGAAAAAGAGTATCTAGTTAGTTATATTAATATCCTGCGCATATGGAAGCGTGCATATGGCgatagttatatatatatatatatatatatatatatatatatatacacaattATTAGACCAAGTTCAGTGGAAGCGTGCATATGGCGATACTGTTCATATTCATAGAGTGGAGTTTGAAAGTCTTAATTATACGCAGACATTGTTGTGCCCGGTAGGCCGGGTAGGCTAACAGCAAGAGGGCCGAGGAACAAATCACCAAGTTGTCCAAGTTGATAAAATGCTAAGAATCTACAGTGAGACCCATGACGTACTCTCGTCACTGAATCGAGACGCCAATCAAAGGATCACGCGCCCAAATTAAACCTCCTCATCCCGCACACGGTTTCACACGTGGTCAACAATGGCTGGCTACCTCCTATCATATCATATCATACCATATCATATCTCGCCCTGCtttcctcctctcttcttcAATTCGCCACTTGAACGAACAAGACAATCTCGCGTGCTGTCCTGTACCTGAACGATTATTGACCTCCTGGTCTATCGTCACCAGCGCAGCACCACGCGTTCAcaatctctctctatatatacatatatcctCTCTTCTTAAAATCATCAAAGCCGCAAGACATGCCTGCAGAGATAAATACATACATGCCCTGCAGCCATCAGAAATATACTAAACCTCGCTCGCAACCATTCACCATGCCTGCTCGTCCAGCGCACTACTACATTCTACGGCTCGGGCTTCTCCTCGTCTCCGGCTCCCTGCTGCTGCACACCCCTACACCGTGCATCGCTGCCGCGAACGACACTCTCGCGGCAGACCAGGCGCTCGCCGTCGGCGACAGGCTCGTCTCGAGGAACGGCAAGTTCGCGCTCGGCTTCTTCTCGTCCGGCAACATCAGTGAGTCTGAGTCCTCCTCATCAGACAACAACAGcacaaccaccaccacccttgTCACCAACTGGTACCTAGGCATATGGTTCAACAAGATCCCAGTTTTCACCCCGGTGTGGATTGCCAACCGGGACGAGCCCTTCACTGACCCTGACAACAACCTCAAGCTGAAAATTAGGCTGGAGATCGCTAGAGACGGCAACCTTGTTGTCCTAGACATGGGTGCGGCTAATAAAACCCTAGTTTGGTCGAGTGAGATCACCAACGCATCCAAGAACAGCGACAACACCGTTGCTGTGCTCACCCGCACTGGGAACCTTGTCATACAGCATGCCACGGACCCGTCTCAGGTCTGGTGGCAGAGCTTTGACTACCCAACAGACGTCTTCCTCCCTGGTTCCAAGCTTGGTAGGAACAAGATCACTGGTCTGAACCGTGTGTTCGTCTCGAAGAAGAACCGGATCGACCCGTCCCGTGGCTCGTACTGTGTCGGGGTAGACGCAAGGTTTAACCAGGGGATTATCCTCTACCACTGCTCCTCATCTGTAGTTTTCTGGGCATCCGGGACGTTCTCCCTGCCGAATGTGGATCCCAGCGACAGTGGCTTCATCAGCTACAACCAGACCGACAACAGTCAGGAACAGTACTACATCTATACCATACCCAATGACACACTCTCTGTGTACACTGCGGTAGAGACTTCTGGCCAGATAAAGGGGCGTGTTTGGGTGGAGAACAACCAGTCCTGGGCCTGGCAGGAGTTTTACACCCAGCCCATGAATCCTTGCAGTGTTCAGGCTGCCTGCGGGCCTTTCACGGTCTGCACCAGCAACGACAATGCGAATATGTCATGTGACTGTATGAAGGGCTTCTCTGTCGAGTCACCCGGGGAGTGGGATCTTGGTGATAGAGCGGGAGGGTGCAGGAGAAACAATCCACTAGATTGCTCAACAGACAAGTTCTTGCCCATACCTGATGTTGCACTGGCCTATAACCCTGTGCCCATGAAGGTGACTGATGCTGATGACTGCTGGCAAGTTTGTGCCAGTGACTGCTCTTGCACTGCTTATTCCTACACTAGCAGTGGATGCTCTGTCTGGAATGGAGGATTGCTCAATACTGCAGCGGCGAGTACAGCTGGTGACATTCTCTACCTTCGCGTTTCCGCCAAGGATTTGCAAGCTTTGAGAGATAACAAAAAGGGGTTATATGTTGGAGTTGCTATTGCTGCAAGCGTTGCTGGGTCTGGGACAATTGTGCTCCTACTATTGTTCATTGTCTGGAGGAGAAACAGGGACTACGGTCTTCAATCAAGCACCACCCAGGATGCTGCTGGGATTAGAACATTCAGATACAGTTATTTGCGTCATGCTACAGAAAATTTCTCTGAGAGGCTAGGAGGAGGTGGATTTGGATCAGTATACAAAGGGCTTCTAAGTGACTCCATTACCATAGCAGTGAAAAGATTAGATGGTGCTCGTCAGGGAGAGAAGCAGTTCAGGGCTGAGGTTAGTTCCATAGGTTTGATCCAGCATATCAACCTAGTAAAATTAATTGGTTTCTGTTGTGAAAGCGACAAGAGGTTACTAGTGTATGAGCACATGTTAAATGGTTCTCTTGAGGCTCATCTCTTTAACAATAGCAGTGATGGCATCGTCCTAGATTGGAGCACACGGTGCCAAATTGCCACAGGAGTTGCTAGAGGACTGTCCTACTTGCATGAGGGTTGCCGTGAGTGCATCATACATTGTGACATCAAGCCAGAAAATATACTTCTCGACGCGTCGTTTGTTCCTAAAATTGCAGATTTTGGGATGGCAGCAATTGTAGGAAGGGATTTCAGCCGTGTCCTGACTACATTTAGAGGAACCGTTGGGTACCTCGCCCCGGAGTGGATCAGTGGAGAAGCTATTACTCAGAAAGTTGATGTCTATAGCTTTGGAATGGTGCTGTTGGAAATCGTATCAGGAAGGAGAAATTCGCCTGAAGTGTACACTACTAGCAGTTTCCACATTTCTTATTTCCCTGTGCAAGCCATCTGTATGCTTCATGCTGGAGATATGAGCAGCTTGGTGGATCCACAACTGCATGGAGATTTCAGATTGGAAGAGGCTATAAGGGCATGCAAAGTTGCATTTTGGTGTATCCAAGATAATGAATTTGATCGGCCGACAATGGGTGAAGTGGTTCGGGCACTTGAGGGTCTACATGAGCTTGATATGCCGCCGATGCCAAGACAACTTGCAGCTATAACAAAAAATGCTAGCTAGCTGTGGTGCATTAGTTTTTTTCCTATATAATTTGAATCAATGATAGTATGCAATTACATGCAGTTGCAAAATGTAACACATATGGTAATTGGTACATGAGTTTTCTCGTTCTCTTTGTTTCTCCTCTTTGTGTAACAATGGCACACAATTATTATACAAAAGGATCACACCATACGAAAATATTTGTTCTGGTGAATGGTGAGTTTCACTGGCCCGGATCGAGACCACCATCGCTACTGTCAGTTTTGATAGCTAAATAAGCTCTCTGTAATCCTATTGCTATTTTTGCTTTACCACTTTAGTGGGTGAGCTGGTGCCTATATAAGCACAGCATCCCCGGCGACCCCTGTAACCGGGAACAGAACTCCTCTGTTTTTCGATTGAATCAAGCGGCCTCTTGTCAAGCTGACCTCCGGCCTTTCCCCCGACCTCCGATGTGTGTGGGAACTGGTCAACAATTGGTACCAGAGACTAGGGTTTTAGTGCTTTTcccccaccaccgccgccaccgccatcgccATGTCGACCTCCAGCTCGAGAGCACGCCGGCTCGCAGACGCCACCAAGGCCCCTGGCGCGGGTGGCAACGACGCCGCCGCACAGGCGCGCAAGGCGCATATCGAGGCTGCTGAGGCGCGCTTCCTTTGTGACGCCATCAAGTTCGACGACGTCGACTACGAGCAGGATCACCGGGCGCTGGAGGCCATCTGCACTGCCGTTCCACCGGAGATCGGCGCCACCATCGCCAACAAGCCAACCGCCAAGCTCGTTTGGGAGGCGATTGAGGCCAGGCACGTTGGGAGCGACCGCGTTCGTCGCGCCGCACTCCAGCGCCTCAGGGGTGAGTGGGAAGGTCTCACCTTTTGCCCCGATGAGCAAGTTGAAGACTTTGCCGTCCACCTCACCAACCTGATGGAGCAGATGGTGCGCAACGGCGACACTGACCTCGACGAGGAGCGCACCGTGGAGAAATTTCTCTGGTGCATTCCTAAGAGGTACGAGCAATTGGTCTTCTCGATCGAGACCCTTCTCGCCCTCCAGGATCTCTCCATCGATGATGTTGCCGGGCGGTTCAAGGTGGTCTAGAACCATGAGCGCGCATCGGAGTCAGAGCAGGGCAATCTGCTGTACTCAAAGCAGTGGCGCACCGACAGCAAGAAGGGGGATCATGCCACTACGTCCAAGGACGGCCAGGAGCGGCGTTGTCGTCCCCGCGGTGGCAAGAAGACCAAGCCCAAAGGGGACCGTGCTGGAGGCGTGGCCGACCCTGGCGGCGGACACAGAGTGGGTCGTGACGACACCTGCCACAACTGCAACCATGTCGGGCACTAGGCTAAGGATTGCCCCGAGCCACGGTGAAATCGCGGTGCAGCACACATCGCAGAGGGAGACGTCAACGCCGGCCTCTTCCTCGCGCACGGCATCGTCGAGCTCGACGAGCCACATGCCTGTGTCTCCCTGAACACCGCCACAAAAGAGGAGATCGGCAGGTGGTACCTCGACAGCGGCGCAACCTACCACATGACCGAACGTCGCGAGCTCTTCACCGATCTCGACGGCGACATGCGCGGCTTGCTGCGGTTCGGCGACGCATCCAAGGTGGCCATCCCGGGCGTCGGCTCCATCGCGTTCGAGGGCAAGAACAGCGAGCAATGGGTGCTGGACGGCGTCTTCTACATCCCGCGCTCCAGAGCTCCATCCTGAGTCTCGGGCGGTTGGACAAGGACGGCTTGGAGGTGAAGATCAAGGATGGCGTGCTGAGAGTCTGGGATCAGCGCGGACAACTCATGCTCAAGGTCCTGCGCAGCCCCAACTTCCTCTACATCCATCACTTCAACGCGGCCAAGCCTCGGCATCCTGCGCAAGCCGGGGGATAGGAGCCCTGCCTCACCCGACTCCTACGAACGTCCGCCTCGCCCAACCCTGACCCCTGTAGGAGGAGTTCCACCTCGCCCGACCCCGACCTCTACGGAAGGGGTCCGCCTCTCCCAACCCTTGCAGGAGGTGGTCCGTCTCGCCCGACCCCGACCCCTGCAAGCGGTGGTCCGTCTCGCCCGGCCCCGACCCCTGCGGGAGAAAGTCCGTCTCGCCTGACCCCGACCCGTGCAGGAGCTGGTCCACCTCGCCCGACCCCGACCCCTGCAGGAGGTGTTTCGCCTCGCCCGACACCGACCCCTGCAGGTGGTGGTCCGTCTCGCTCGGCCCCGACCCCTGCGGGAGGagttccgcctcgcccgaccccgacCCATGTGGAAGGGGTTCGCCTCGCCCGACCTCAGCGTACGAGGTCCACGTGCAAGGGAGATCAAGCGCAGCTGTGGCATAAGCGCTATGGCCACCTGCACTTCAATGCCCTGCACAAGCTGTGCAAGGAAGACATGGTGCGCGAGATGCTAGTGATCAAGCACGACGGCCATCTCTGTGACACCTGCGTCGTCACCAAGCAGAGGCGTGCTCCCTTCATCGTTCAGGCTCAGTACCGCGTGTAGGAGCCGCTCGAGCTGATGCATGGTGACCTGTGCGGGCCGGTGACGCCGGCAACGCCTAGCGGGAGGTGTTTCTTCTTGCTGTTGGTGGATGACGCCACGCGCTTCATGTGGGTGTTGCTGCTGACTACTAAGTTGGGCACAGCGGACGCCATCAAGCGCACCCGGGCGGAGGCAGAGAAGGCGAGCGGGCGCAAGCTGCATGGGCTTCGCACCGACAACGGCCGGGAGTTCACCGCCACGGAGTTCGCTGAAACACTGCGCCAACGATGGCATCACGCATCACTACTCCACTCTCTACTCACCACAGCAAAACGGCGTAGTAGAGAGGAGGAACCAGACCGTGGTGGGCATGGCATGGGCCTTGCTGAAGCAGCGAGGCATGCCGGTGAAGTTCTGGGGCGAAGCGGTGGTGACAGCGGTTCATCTGCTGAACCGGTCACCGACCAAGAGCTTGCAGGGCACGACCCCGTACGAGGCGTGGTACGGGCGTGCTCCAGCGGTGGCGCACCTGCGTGTCTTCGGCTGCCTCAGTTTCATCAAGGAGCTGAACCAGGTGCGTAAGCTTGATGATCGCAGCAGGCCAGGGGTGTTCCTCGGGTACGCCGATGGCACCAAGGCCTACCGCGTCTACGACCCGGTGTCCCGGCGCATGCTTGTGTTCTGCGATGTCGTCTTCGACGAGACGCACGGCTGGGACTGGAGCAAGAGCATCGACCATGCAGCGTCACTAGCGGAGGAGCTTGTCTTCGACTACGAGCTGATCGACGCCGACACGTCGGGGCCGGCCTCCGCCCCGACACACTCTCCAGCTCCGGGGGAGACTGGGAGTGCAACGTCGGCCCCGCCGACCCCTACTTCTGCATCGGCACCTGCGTCCTCTGCTTCTGCGGCGACCCCTGCATCCCCTGCTTCTGCGTCGGCCCCTGCGTCCCCTGCTTTGGCGACTCCGGAAGCGGCCGGGCAGACTCAAATTGAGTCAGCCACACACctggaggatgacgaggagcgTCTGGACACATCCTACACTGGCGAGCCCCTCCAGTACCGGAGGATCGACAACATCCTTGGCGCGGAGCTACATCTGACGCATGCCGGCGAACCAACCATGCACGTGGAAGGGCATGGTGATCCGGCGTGGCGTAAGGCGATGCTGCTAGAGCTCGAGTCCATGGAGAGGAACCAGACTTGGGAGCTCATAGATCTGCCAGCCAGCACCGCCCAATCTCTCTGAAATGTGTTTTCAAGCTCAAGAAGGATGAGAAGGGCGTCGTCATCAAGCACAATGCACGGCTGGTGGCGCGGGGCTTCGTCCAGCAGGAGGGGATCGACTACGACGACGCGTTCGTGCCGGTGGCGAGGATGGAGTCCGTTCGGGTTCTCCTCGCACTGGTAGCCCAAGAACGATGGAGCATGCACCACATGGACGTGAAGTCCGCCTTCCTCAACGGCGACCTCAAGGAGGAGGTGTAGCTGTACGGGCTCAGACAAGTGCTGCGGGCCTAGAATGCAAAGCTGGATGCGACGCTCAAGGAGAtgggcttccagcagagcacgCACAAGGCGGCGATGTATCGGCGGGGCATAGGGTGTGCTGTCCTGCTGGTCGGGgtctacgtcgacgacctcATCATTGCCGGTGCGGACGACGACCTCATCATTGCCGGTGCGGATgcagaggaggtggagaagtTCAAAGCGGCCATGAAGCATAGGTTCAACATGAGCGACCTCGGGCTGCTGAGCTtctacctcggcatcgaggtgCGCTAGGACGCCAGCGGCATCACGCTTCGTCAAGCACACTACGCCGAGCGCATTCTGGACCTCAGCGACATGGCGGGCTGCAACCCCGCCCACATGCTGATGGAGGAGAAGCTCAAGCTCAGCCGCGACAGTGAAGCAGAGGAGGTTGATCCGACTCACTATCGTCGGCTGGTGGGCAGTCTCCGCTATCTGGTCCATACCCGGCCCGACCTGGCATTCGCGCTCGGGTATGTGAGCCGATTCATGGAGCGGCCGACGGTGGAGCACCTGCAAGCCATCAAGTGCGTCCTCCGCTACATGGCTGGGACGCTAGACTGTGGTCTGCACTACAAGTGTGCCTCCAGTGCAATGCGCTTCATTGGCTACTGCGacagcgacctcgccggcgacgtcgacACAAGCAAGAGCATCAGTGGGACGATGTTCTTCCTCGGTGATTGCTTGGTCTGCTGGCAATCGACCAAGCAGAAGGTGGTCGCGCTGTCGAGCTATGAAGCAGAGTACATCGCCGCCGCTTCAGCCGCCACACAAGGGCTGTGGCTGTCCAGGCTGCTCGGGGAGCTGCTGGGTAGCAAGGTggatgtggtggagctcaagatGGACAGCAAGTCTGCCTTAGCCCTGACCAAGAATCCAGTCTTCCATGGcaggagcaagcacatccggaTCAAGTACCCCTTCATCAGGGATTGATTGGAAGAAGGGAGCATCAAGGCCGACCACATATCCACTACTGATCAGCTGGCCGACATTGTTACCAAGTCTCTAGGCAAGACCAAGTTCCaggagatgaggaagaagatcgGGCTGAAGCAGATCACTCAGCACTAGGTTTAGGGGGAGATTGATAGCTAAATAAGCTCTCTGTAATCCTATTGCTGTTTTTTCTTTACCACTTTAGTGGGTGAGCTGGTGCCTATATAAGCACAGCATCCCCGCCGTCCCCTGTAACCGGGAACAGAACTCCTCTGTTTTTCGATTCAATCAAGTGGCCTCTGGTCAAGCTGACCTccggtgtgtgtgtgggaactGGGCAACAAGATTCTCTGGCCTCACACACAGTACTAAAAAAGCAGGTCCAGATAAAGCTCCCTAAGCTTCAGCATAGCTCCTTGCTGAAACACCACAGGCTGTACAAATCCCCAGAGCTTGCAGTGTACCAGGAACGGAAAAGAACCAGCACCTACAGTGAACCACCCAAGGATTTCAAGGCTCTCATGGTCCACCTCCAGATCGAGAGAACGGAGGTCCACCTCCATAACGAGAGAACGGAGAGCTGGCAATCTCCCGTGGATGTCGAGGTCCCCTTTGCTGCAGCTCCATACCATTTAGTACTTTAACAAAGTTTTCTTCACTTGACAAGGAGCGGATAAGATCGAGCACCGTATCGTGTGCACCGCATTCATACATGGGTGTGGATTATGCTTCTATTTATGAGATCATTGAAGTAAATCTCTCCGGCTTCAAATAGACTCTGACCTTGTTTTCCACATTGGACAAAACCATCAGCTATCCACATCTCTATAAAACGAACTTTGTCAATTTTATAATCTTCTGGAAACACACTTAGATATAATAAACAAGTCCTTAGATGGGATGGCATATCATAATAGCTAAGTGACAAGATCATTCTCATGTTGCTCACATCTAGACTATCGTCCAATCCAGTGCCAAGAGAGTTGCACACCTTAGaccactttattttatttcctcaTTTGGTAGCCAATAAACTAGCTATTGTAATGatagcactactagaaaacacgccaaaggtccaccccaaaagAACCACTATGaaaatgaaccggtacctatgttagcataggtaccggtttaccTTCGTACatgtacttttggggtggatggaacctatggatgagccttaggtaccggttggtaacaccaaccggtacctaaggctctccataggtaccgggtggtaatttttacattggtaccgggtggtaccaccaaccggtgtcTATGGATGAGACTTAAGGTACTGGTTGGTTTTACCAACTGGTACCTTAGGCTCATTCATgtgttacttcaaaagaaaaatatctatcTTCTCCTCAGAAGTGATGTGTAAGTGAGATGATAAGAAAAGTACACGCGAGACAACAGATCCTGAGTTCGAATCCCGGCCAAccatttttgccaaaaatactagcctaaggcaccggttattTTACCCGGTACTAATGGCCGTGACTTTTGGTCTCGGTTTccgggtaccggttcaaaaaccggtacctaagcccCTTcctaaccggtgcctttgggcCTTTTTCCAGTAGTGTAGCCAAGGGTACACCAACACATTTCTTTAGTATTCTATCAGATACATTGGCCAGCTTCTCATAAGGACATTTGCCTGTCTTCATTGCCAAATATATTCTTCGATACAGTAATTTTTTATTTGGAGATGTGGAAGCAAAGAGGTTTCAGCTTATAAGCACCACCAATTTGTTCGGCGACATTGAAACTATGGGTAGTTGTGATAATTCTGTATCCACCATTATCATCAGGGAGTGCACATCTTATCATTTTCCAAACTGAAACATCCCATATGACACCAAGAACAATGAAATATCTGTGCAATGGCAACACAAAAACCATGCATTGTTAACTAATTGAGGTAGATAGGGTCTATCTCTGGTGATGGGCAGTTACGCACATACACTATTTATATTAAGTTGAGCATATGGCTATTAGATTACTGTAGGATCGATATATGTAAACCACGGCAACCAAAGGGGGTTGAATAGTTGCGAAAgctaaaaataatttctaaCACTCCCCAAAATCCGAAAAGCAAATATATCTCGTTTTTCAATTTCGGACAGAACACCAGCACGTTAGTAAAACGAATCTCCAGCAATATCCGTAACTtcaataaatctgaaattttaaCTGAATAAACTAGATAAAATTTCACAACTAACCCAATCGGATGTTTAGAACtcgagatataaaaataacaaacgCACTGTCCAGAAAGTGACGAGAATTAACTAAGCCGAGATTAACCAGAATTAAGAAAAACTAATCAATCAAATTTGTCAGAACACTAGATTGATGCCCTAGCAAGGTTCTAGATGGATCAATCAACTCAAGACTTAAAAACGAGTAATCAATCTATAACCAAAAGCTAGACGTGCAAATATCAAGCTGAAAGAAGGAACGAGATTACCAACACGTCGATTTGCGAAAGCTTAATCTTTATTGCATCAATCGTGTTTATAAGACGCCGCTTAGAAGCATCACCAAAAGGATTTCTCTAAAATCCCAAAACCCTAAAAAAACAGCCACAACATGCTGTATATTTTCTATCTGCTATTTCTATGCCTCTGCCCTGCCCATCGAAACAGCCGCCGGGCTCTGCTTTATTCTCCACGCCAGGCACCTATACCCGGACCGGACTCTGCACAACGCTACATGCAGCTTGGCGGGGACttcctatatatcttccggaaGATAGGTAATCTACGTATCTTTAAGCCCATTTAGCCTATTAATTTCAGTCCACCAATAAATAACATGGTAGCACATAGGTGtaactattttttttaatttttatgagTTTAATTATTCTATTATGTAAACTAACTATAttttttgttatattttttgtttataCATGCTTTAACATTTTATCAAACTTAAATAAATAATGTACGAAACATGATTCAACATTTATGAAAAACTAGTTCAACATTTTAGGTGAAAATGTTGAAACAATATATCCATAATGTTGAGGTAGTATATTCCAAATGTTTATTTGAaaagtaaaaaaatagtataaattCATATTTGATCTCGTCCCGTTGCATTAATTCTAAGCAATTCGTTGGTTCAAACGGATTTTGAAATGAATTCATAGTTTGGAAGAAAAATTGAAGTGAAGTTTTAAATTCCACCCCACTTCATCTTCATCCTATGCTAGGCTGACATGTGCCCAGCTAGCTACAGGGTCTTGCACGCTCGGTTGTTGGAACCTGGCAACCTGCACGCTGATCTGCATGTGCAGTGGGCCGGTGGTGGGCCGCGCACTGCATGCCAGGGAGAAGTGTGGTGATCGGCTATGCGAATCGTACGGCGTACGGATGATACACGAATCTCGTGTAAAGGCTGAATCCAATAGCTCCCCCATATTGGACCTCCAAAATTAAATACTGCACTGTTATGACACTGTTatgcactgtagacagagagagGTAGTTAGAATAGTGATAGGGGATGAGGGATGGGGGAGCTCTTGGATTCGGCCTAAGGTTGAAACCAGCGGTGCCCCGTATGGACCCCCAAAAATTAAATGCGGTACTGTTACGGCACTGTTctgcactgtagacagagagagGGGTAGTTGGAATA
This genomic interval from Panicum virgatum strain AP13 chromosome 8K, P.virgatum_v5, whole genome shotgun sequence contains the following:
- the LOC120645489 gene encoding secreted RxLR effector protein 161-like — translated: MAGCNPAHMLMEEKLKLSRDSEAEEVDPTHYRRLVGSLRYLVHTRPDLAFALGYVSRFMERPTVEHLQAIKCVLRYMAGTLDCGLHYKCASSAMRFIGYCDSDLAGDVDTSKSISGTMFFLGDCLVCWQSTKQKVVALSSYEAEYIAAASAATQGLWLSRLLGELLGSKVDVVELKMDSKSALALTKNPVFHGRSKHIRIKYPFIRD
- the LOC120644026 gene encoding G-type lectin S-receptor-like serine/threonine-protein kinase At2g19130 gives rise to the protein MPCSHQKYTKPRSQPFTMPARPAHYYILRLGLLLVSGSLLLHTPTPCIAAANDTLAADQALAVGDRLVSRNGKFALGFFSSGNISESESSSSDNNSTTTTTLVTNWYLGIWFNKIPVFTPVWIANRDEPFTDPDNNLKLKIRLEIARDGNLVVLDMGAANKTLVWSSEITNASKNSDNTVAVLTRTGNLVIQHATDPSQVWWQSFDYPTDVFLPGSKLGRNKITGLNRVFVSKKNRIDPSRGSYCVGVDARFNQGIILYHCSSSVVFWASGTFSLPNVDPSDSGFISYNQTDNSQEQYYIYTIPNDTLSVYTAVETSGQIKGRVWVENNQSWAWQEFYTQPMNPCSVQAACGPFTVCTSNDNANMSCDCMKGFSVESPGEWDLGDRAGGCRRNNPLDCSTDKFLPIPDVALAYNPVPMKVTDADDCWQVCASDCSCTAYSYTSSGCSVWNGGLLNTAAASTAGDILYLRVSAKDLQALRDNKKGLYVGVAIAASVAGSGTIVLLLLFIVWRRNRDYGLQSSTTQDAAGIRTFRYSYLRHATENFSERLGGGGFGSVYKGLLSDSITIAVKRLDGARQGEKQFRAEVSSIGLIQHINLVKLIGFCCESDKRLLVYEHMLNGSLEAHLFNNSSDGIVLDWSTRCQIATGVARGLSYLHEGCRECIIHCDIKPENILLDASFVPKIADFGMAAIVGRDFSRVLTTFRGTVGYLAPEWISGEAITQKVDVYSFGMVLLEIVSGRRNSPEVYTTSSFHISYFPVQAICMLHAGDMSSLVDPQLHGDFRLEEAIRACKVAFWCIQDNEFDRPTMGEVVRALEGLHELDMPPMPRQLAAITKNAS